Proteins encoded by one window of Rutidosis leptorrhynchoides isolate AG116_Rl617_1_P2 chromosome 7, CSIRO_AGI_Rlap_v1, whole genome shotgun sequence:
- the LOC139859683 gene encoding uncharacterized protein translates to MAAGWVKSLQCKARAADDVVHHHHHQMHILSASSSCRKSFQSLKDVVDTTTITKHNNKPTKAKHSQTDTNKPTSRKPDTPATRVRTANGASNPRRPSESHFPALTDLPEGHPSRNVVEIIFHTSWSVPKVFSGRIEMVFKVQNSARTVNHFEEYRELVKSGSGSNQIDEDHSRCVADGNEVMRFQCLGSTGGGGAYETAGGGWWSFQRGKRSALCTFSGSGVAHERGGGGKGRKAMLVCRVIAGRVGKQINVESGYSGGVGYDSVSGENGELLVFDSRAVLPCFLIIYKL, encoded by the coding sequence ATGGCGGCAGGATGGGTAAAGTCGTTACAATGCAAAGCGAGAGCTGCAGACGACGTcgttcaccaccaccaccaccagatgCATATTCTTTCCGCATCTTCAAGTTGTAGAAAAAGTTTTCAAAGTCTAAAAGATGTTGTCGACACTACTACTATTACAAAACACAATAATAAACCTACAAAAGCCAAACACTCTCAAACAGATACAAATAAACCCACTTCAAGAAAACCCGATACGCCCGCAACCCGGGTTCGAACCGCCAACGGAGCGTCCAATCCACGACGTCCATCGGAATCACATTTTCCAGCGTTGACTGATCTACCGGAGGGACATCCGTCACGTAATGTGGTAGAGATAATATTTCACACCAGCTGGTCTGTACCCAAGGTTTTCTCGGGTCGGATAGAGATGGTTTTTAAAGTCCAGAATTCGGCCCGAACCGTCAACCACTTCGAAGAATATAGAGAGTTAGTCAAATCCGGGTCCGGTTCAAATCAGATTGATGAAGACCACTCACGGTGTGTTGCCGATGGAAATGAGGTAATGAGGTTTCAATGTTTGGGGTCCACCGGTGGCGGTGGCGCGTATGAAACAGCCGGAGGTGGTTGGTGGTCGTTTCAGCGGGGTAAGCGGTCGGCGTTGTGTACATTTTCCGGCAGCGGTGTAGCGCATGAACGTGGCGGTGGGGGTAAAGGCCGGAAAGCAATGCTTGTATGTCGAGTGATAGCGGGTCGGGTCGGTAAGCAGATTAATGTTGAGTCGGGTTATAGTGGAGGAGTCGGGTATGATTCGGTTAGTGGGGAAAATGGCGAATTACTTGTGTTTGATTCGCGTGCGGTTTTACCTTGTTTTCTTATCATCTATAAATTGTAA